The genomic DNA TGTGAAAAAAACAAACTTCCACATTTTAGGTAAAAATAAGTCAAAAGGCTCTTTTCTGATATTAGCACTAAATACTAAAAAAGAAAATCCCTAACTTAGCAATTATATTACATTAAGCATGAATTTGTAATGGGTTTGACATGTAAATAGGAAGTAGATTGTGTGAATACATAAAAGTGGACTATAAGAATACGTAAAAATAGAGTATTTGTTTTCATTAATCATTTGAGACAGAGTAAAGTTTACAATTTCTAGCTCTTTTGAAAAGGAGGAAATTATCATGAATAGAGTGTGGAAGAGTCTAATTTCGGAAGAAAATATCGTGAAATGGAGAAGGCATTTTCATAAGTATCCGGAATTATCATTTCATGAAAAAGAAACTTCGCAGTTTATATATGATACATTATGCTCATTTTCTTCTTTTGAAGTAACAAGACCGACGAAGTATAGTGTACTAGCAATTAAAAGAGGAACGGAACAAGGGAAAGTGATTGCGATTCGAGCTGATATAGATGCTTTGCCAATTCAAGAGGAGACAAGTAAATCTTATATGTCTGTGAATAAAGGAATAATGCATGCATGTGGGCATGATGCTCATGCAGCTATTTTGTTAAGTACAGCAGAAGTGCTATCAAATATAAAGGAAGATTTTGCAGGTGAGATTCGTCTATTCTTTCAGCATGCAGAAGAAGTGTATCCCGGCGGGGGACAAGAAATGGTTGAGGCAGGTGTAATGGATGATGTTGATTATGTAATAGGTTTACATGTTATGTCTGGATTGGAGAGCGGGAAGATAGGAATTGCGTATGGGCCGTTGATGGCGGCACCAGACGTATTTACAGTCGAAATTCAAGGGAAAGGAGGGCATGCGGCGAGGCCAGAAGAAACGATAGATCCTATTGCTATCGGAGCACAGATTATTACAAATCTACAACATATCGTATCAAGAAATACAAGTGCTTTCATGCAAAGAGTCGTTTCAGTTACGCAGTTTCATGGGGGAATGGCTGATAATATCATTCCTAGTGCAGCAACTTTAATGGGAACCGTTCGTTCATTTAATCAAGCATTAAGGGTAGAAGCAGAAGAGAAAATTGAGCAAATCGTGAAAGGCATTACAAAAGCACATGGAGGGGAGTATACATATACGTATCGATATGGATATGATCCGGTTATTAACGATGAATATATTACGAAAGTAGTGGAGGAAAGTGCACTACATTTGTTTGGAGATGAGTGTGTTGTGAAGCTTGAACCTTCTATGGGAGGAGAAGATTTTTCAGCATATTTAAGAAAAGCACCGGGTTGTTTCATTAAACTAGGAACCGGTAATGAAAAGATAGATACTTGCTATCCGCATCATCATCCAAAATTTGATGTAGACGAATCAGCTCTAGTTTATGGAGTGGAACTATTTTTAGAGACAGTGATAAGACTACTAAAATCATAGAGAAATAAAAAAAGGCAACTGCGCTCTATCGCAGTTGCTTTTATTTCTTTCCGTCAGAGAGGGCTGAGAAAGAACTATGCTCATTTATAGTATATGAATAGCTAACGGACAAGCTTGTACATTTTAATCATTTTTTTAAAAATAGTTGTTGACATTGATAATCAATGTCAATTAATCTAAATATAGTTGAAATTGATAATTATTATCAATAGGATGGATGCGACATGTTAATGAGAAAAAAATTTCACCTTCTGCGGAGGGGATTAAAAGATAAAAATAAAGATGTTGATCAGCATATGGAATGGCAACGAAATGTAATTCGGTCTGAATATGTAGATGAGAAAAAGAGCATTCAAACAGAAAAAGAGATACAAAGTAAAGGGAGAGGTTCAGTTGAGTAAGTTAGTGATGATTTTTGCAAGTATGAGTGGAAATACAGAGGAAATGGCTGATCATATTGCCGGTGCAATTCGTGAAACAGAGAACGAAATTGAAGTTATTGATATTATGGATTCACCAGAAGCTTCTATATTAGAACAGTATGATGGAATTATTTTAGGAGCATACACTTGGGGAGATGGTGACCTTCCTGATGATTTCTTAGATTTTTATGACGCAATGGATTCTATTGATCTAACTGGGAAAAAAGCGGCAGTATTCGGATCATGTGATTCGGCTTATCCGAAATATGGCGTGGCGGTTGACATTTTAATAGAAAAGCTACAAGAACGCGGGGCAGCAGTTGTGTTAGAAGGACTAAAAGTAGAATTAACGCCAGAAGATGAAGATGTAGAAAAATGTTTACAGTTTGGAGCTGAATTTGTAAAACACCTTTCTTAATGGCAGAAGGGAGATAAAGAGCAAGTGCATGAGAAAATCGCGATCAAAACGATGACAGATTATCATTTGTATGATTTTATGCGTTGTCCGCATAAATTTTATTTTCGTCATATAAAAAGAAGAGAACCTTCTTCGTTTGAATGGCAACAAATCGCACAAATGATTGTGAATCGAATTATTAACGAATATTACACGCTACCTGCGAGCCAACAAACGAAAATTGTACTTTTAATATTAATAGAAAAGTATTGGAAAAAAGTAAGGATTAATATGTTTGCTTCGAAGACGGAGTATTATATTGTGTTAGCAAAGCTAACGGATCACTTATTACAGTTTGTTGAAAGAGATGATAGTCAGACACCGCCGTTATTTTTATATGAAAAATTTCAAACATACATGGAAGAGTTAGGTGTCCACATGTCATTGACTATAGAAGTTGGTGAGTGGAGTACTGAGTCGTTTGTAATTAAAAAGTATGTTGTCGATGCGGATGAGGAAATGCTTGCTCTTTGCCAAAAGTTAATGACAGTATTCAGTTATAAAGCTTTCGGCATTCTTCCAGGAAAAATTGAAGTTATTAATTTAATAGAAGGAACTAAGTATGAGTACATTCCGAAACAGGAAGATATAACAGCTGGAATGGCGGATTTATCTAGAATGAAAGAAATGTTGCAACAACCTGAGCACTACACAGAGCGTCATTTTCGTTCTGAGTGTATGAGTTGTGCATTTCGTAACGAATGCCAAGGAGAAGAAGTAAAGAAAGAAGCGAGGCAGAAGAAAAATATCGTACATTAAAGGATGCAAATTTGCATCCTTTTTTGTTGTTGACATGAAAAGCTTTTCATCATTTACCGTATGTTTGTAGCCGATTAATAAAGGGAGGAATAATCAATGAAAGATGAAATGAAAGTATTTCAATGGTTAAAAGAACAAAATGCTCCTTTTGGGATTCAACTGCAAATTTTACAAGCATTTCAACTGTATAAAGTCATTGTTGAAATGGATAAAAAGTTAATGATGTATGAGGAGAGAGAGTATAGGGAGAGAATGTAATCTCATCCCTGCAATATCGTTTTTAACTGTTCTATACCTGCTATGAATTTAAGTTCATTTTTTGTTTCAAAGTTATAAATCATATTATGTAGTAAAGGGCTGTATTGATAAAAGGTAATGATGCGGTGAATGAGTAATGGATCATGGTGTGAAATAAGCATACTGTATTGTTCATATACTGATGTAGTAAATTCATGTCCGAAATCATAAAATAGCCCTGCAAAATCAAAAGCAGGATCGCCAATTTGTGCGTCACCAAAATCAATAATACCTGAGATAGTTTTATGCTGTTTGCTAAATAAAATGTGATGATGTGTAAAGTCAGCGTGAATGATTGTATTTTGAAATGTGGATGTAGCTAGACGGGCAAAGAAATTCTCGAATAAACGATTTAAGGCTGATTTCTGGAACGAAGTAAGATTGTTAGTAACATACTGATTTAATTTAGTTTGTAGCTCTTTCCAGTAGGCAACTGTTTTTTCAATAGGGAATCCTAACGCTGTAACACTTTTTAGAGGAATACTATGTAGAGCCGCAAGAAAAGTAGCTAATTGTGTAATAATTACTTTCCGTTCTTTTTCATCTAAATTCACAACTATTTCTGTTTTTAACGGTTCACCATGAAGGAGAGTATAGTAACTACAAAGCGGAATAGTATTAGTATCCTGTTTATAGAGTAGGTGATACTTTGGAACCTTAATTTCATGTAGTGAATAAGAGAGAAGTGTGCATAGTTCTTTTTCTAAAGGAATTCGCATCGCATATTCCTTTTTTCGTGGGAAACGAAACAGTAGCTCATCTTTTACTATAACCGCTGCATTATCCCATCCTTCTTCATTTTGTTTATATGAATGTATGGAAAGATTAGGCAAAGCTTCTTTTATAAATTGTTTGTAAGAATCCATAATTGTTCCTCGTTTCTGAGTTAAGTTATTCTACTTTATGATATCAGAATTTTCTTTCTATATGTTAAAATATAACTATCATTATGAAGAGGGGCGGGAGTGTTATGAAGAAAAGACTATTAATCACTTCTTTATGTATCGCTTTTGGACTGTTTTGGTCA from Bacillus basilensis includes the following:
- the amaA gene encoding N-acyl-aliphatic-L-amino acid amidohydrolase codes for the protein MNRVWKSLISEENIVKWRRHFHKYPELSFHEKETSQFIYDTLCSFSSFEVTRPTKYSVLAIKRGTEQGKVIAIRADIDALPIQEETSKSYMSVNKGIMHACGHDAHAAILLSTAEVLSNIKEDFAGEIRLFFQHAEEVYPGGGQEMVEAGVMDDVDYVIGLHVMSGLESGKIGIAYGPLMAAPDVFTVEIQGKGGHAARPEETIDPIAIGAQIITNLQHIVSRNTSAFMQRVVSVTQFHGGMADNIIPSAATLMGTVRSFNQALRVEAEEKIEQIVKGITKAHGGEYTYTYRYGYDPVINDEYITKVVEESALHLFGDECVVKLEPSMGGEDFSAYLRKAPGCFIKLGTGNEKIDTCYPHHHPKFDVDESALVYGVELFLETVIRLLKS
- a CDS encoding flavodoxin, coding for MSKLVMIFASMSGNTEEMADHIAGAIRETENEIEVIDIMDSPEASILEQYDGIILGAYTWGDGDLPDDFLDFYDAMDSIDLTGKKAAVFGSCDSAYPKYGVAVDILIEKLQERGAAVVLEGLKVELTPEDEDVEKCLQFGAEFVKHLS
- a CDS encoding aminoglycoside phosphotransferase family protein; its protein translation is MDSYKQFIKEALPNLSIHSYKQNEEGWDNAAVIVKDELLFRFPRKKEYAMRIPLEKELCTLLSYSLHEIKVPKYHLLYKQDTNTIPLCSYYTLLHGEPLKTEIVVNLDEKERKVIITQLATFLAALHSIPLKSVTALGFPIEKTVAYWKELQTKLNQYVTNNLTSFQKSALNRLFENFFARLATSTFQNTIIHADFTHHHILFSKQHKTISGIIDFGDAQIGDPAFDFAGLFYDFGHEFTTSVYEQYSMLISHHDPLLIHRIITFYQYSPLLHNMIYNFETKNELKFIAGIEQLKTILQG